The Patescibacteria group bacterium DNA segment TCGTGATCGCTGTAAGCATGTTCGCACTTCCCAGGCATTGAAATTAAGAGCGGTTACTTTAACGAGAGTGCGAACTTCAGTGACTTGCAACCATAGAAATTTTCAACAGAATTAATTCATACTACCCCCATATGATAAAATTTTATTGATCGCTCGTCTAAAGTAATTTTGACCTGAGTGCTTCACGCACCCCTTAAATACACATTCAAATAAGCCCTAAGGTTCCTCTAAACAATAATTCCGAGACCGAGGCGGCCTTACCAGAAAAAGTTATGCACATGCCTGGCTTTTTTTGTTATATTTTATCTCATAAAAGGTTTATAATTAAGTTAAGAGTCAGTTAGGCTCTGCAAGCGAAACAAAGGGGGTGGACACCATGGTTGTCTGGAGAAAATGCCCGATTTGCGGGCAATATTACCAGGGCAATATGTCAGGAGGCACTTGCGCCTGCGGCTACAAATTCGGCCAACAATTTAAACCCCTTTACTCATTCTTTCACTTTTTTGCGGGATACCTTAATAGGTATCCCGTTTCTTTTTCTTGAAACGTCGCTTGCGAGTGACGTTTTTTGACAGTTTAAAAAACGTCTGCTATAATTAAAAGTATGAAAAATCATACTTTTCATAATTAATAAATAATTTATTAAACTTAGGGGATTATATTTATGATTGAAGTCAATAATCTGACTAAAAGGTTTCATGATTTCGTGGCAGTTGATGATATCTCCTTTAATATTAATGAAGGAGAAATTTTTGCATTTTTGGGGCCGAATGGCGCCGGCAAATCAACAACGATTAAAATGCTGACAACTTTGCTCCAACCTACGGGTGGAAAAATTATACTTGATGGGCATGATCCAGTGCATCAGCCTGATTTGGCTCGCCGTTCTTTTGGCATTGTCTTTCAAGACCCAAGTTTGGACGATGAGCTGACCGCCTGGGAAAATATGGATTTGCACGGCGTGCTTTATGATGTGCCTGATAAATTGCGCAAAGAAAGGGCGGAGCAACTTTTAAAATTTGTTGATTTGTGGGAACGCAAAGATAGTTTGGTCAAAGAATTTTCCGGGGGCATGAAACGAAGACTGGAGATCGCCCGCGGCCTTTTGCATCATCCCAAAATTATTTTTTTGGATGAACCAACTATTGGCCTTGATCCGCAAACCAGAAATTTGATGTGGACATATTTGAAAGAATTGAATAAAAATGAAGGGACAACAATTTTTTTTACCACGCACTATATGGCAGAAGCGGAAAAAATCGCTCAGAGGATTGCCATTATTGACCACGGGAAAATCATTGCGACCGGCACCTCAGAGGAATTAAAGAGCCAAACAAAAACTAATTCATTAGAAGAAGCTTTTCTGGCCTTAACCGGAAATACCATCCGTGAGGAAACAGCGAACGCTAGCGATCGAATGCGCTTGGCGCGTCGTAGCTGGAGAAGATAACCTTTATATTTATGAAAAAGATATATTTTCTTTGGTTGAGACAAATCAAACGCTATCTGCGTTCCAGGTCGCGCATTATCGGTTCCTTGGGACAGCCCCTGCTTTTTTTGCTAGCCTTGGGTTATGGATTTGGTTCGGTTTTTCAAAAAGCGGGCGAGGGCAATTATCTTAATTTTTTAGCGCCTGGAATTATAGGCATGAGTATTATTTTTACCGCGATTTTCACAGGCATTGAAATAATATGGGACCGCCAATTTGGATTTTTGAAAGAAATGATGGTGGCGCCAATGTCGCGTATCAGCATTATGATTGGCAGAACATTGGGTGGCGCGACCGTGGCCACTGCTCAAGGCTTAATCGTTCTTTTGATTTCTCTGCTTTTTGGTTTTCATCCTTATAATTGGTTTTTAATTATTGCCTCTATCCCTGTCATGTTTGTCATAGCGCTTCTTTTTACTGCCTTAGGCACGATGATTGCTTCTTTTCTTGATGATATGCAGGGTTTTCAGCTTATTATGAATTTTTTAGTCATGCCCTTATTCTTTCTGTCTGGCGCATTATTTCCTCTGCAGGGTTTGCCAAAGGTGCTCTCAATCATTG contains these protein-coding regions:
- a CDS encoding ABC transporter permease, with the translated sequence MKKIYFLWLRQIKRYLRSRSRIIGSLGQPLLFLLALGYGFGSVFQKAGEGNYLNFLAPGIIGMSIIFTAIFTGIEIIWDRQFGFLKEMMVAPMSRISIMIGRTLGGATVATAQGLIVLLISLLFGFHPYNWFLIIASIPVMFVIALLFTALGTMIASFLDDMQGFQLIMNFLVMPLFFLSGALFPLQGLPKVLSIIAQLDPLSYGIDALRDLLIGASFYGLSFDILILSSVTLIFLFLGSYFFKKIQI
- a CDS encoding ATP-binding cassette domain-containing protein, whose protein sequence is MIEVNNLTKRFHDFVAVDDISFNINEGEIFAFLGPNGAGKSTTIKMLTTLLQPTGGKIILDGHDPVHQPDLARRSFGIVFQDPSLDDELTAWENMDLHGVLYDVPDKLRKERAEQLLKFVDLWERKDSLVKEFSGGMKRRLEIARGLLHHPKIIFLDEPTIGLDPQTRNLMWTYLKELNKNEGTTIFFTTHYMAEAEKIAQRIAIIDHGKIIATGTSEELKSQTKTNSLEEAFLALTGNTIREETANASDRMRLARRSWRR